One window of the Tepidimicrobium xylanilyticum genome contains the following:
- the tuf gene encoding elongation factor Tu: MAKEKFERTKPHVNIGTIGHVDHGKTTLTAAITMVLNKRYGSGQVMSYENIDKAPEERERGITISTSHVEYETPNRHYAHVDCPGHADYVKNMITGAAQMDGAILVVSAADGPMPQTREHILLSRQVGVPKIVVFLNKADMVDDEELIELVEMEVRELLSEYEFDGDNASVIVGSALKAIEDPDGEWGDKIIELMEAVDRDIPEPEREIDKPFLMPVEDVFSITGRGTVATGRVERGVIKTGDSVDIVGLTDESRTVVVTGVEMFRKILEEAQAGDNIGALLRGVQRDEIERGQVLAKPGTITPHTKFEAEVYVLTKEEGGRHTPFFNGYRPQFYFRTTDVTGNIELPEGVEMVMPGDNAKFTIELITPIAMEEGLRFAIREGGRTVGAGVVTKILG, from the coding sequence ATGGCAAAGGAAAAATTTGAAAGAACGAAACCTCACGTAAATATAGGTACAATAGGTCACGTAGACCATGGTAAAACCACATTAACTGCAGCAATAACTATGGTATTAAATAAAAGATATGGGTCAGGACAAGTAATGAGCTATGAAAACATAGATAAAGCACCAGAAGAAAGGGAAAGAGGAATAACAATATCCACATCCCACGTTGAATACGAAACTCCAAATCGTCACTATGCACACGTAGACTGTCCAGGGCACGCTGACTATGTAAAGAACATGATAACTGGAGCAGCTCAAATGGACGGAGCAATTTTAGTAGTATCAGCAGCTGACGGTCCAATGCCACAAACTAGAGAACATATACTATTATCCAGACAAGTAGGCGTACCAAAGATAGTAGTATTCTTAAACAAGGCAGACATGGTAGACGATGAAGAATTAATCGAATTAGTAGAAATGGAAGTAAGAGAACTATTAAGCGAATATGAATTTGACGGAGACAATGCAAGCGTAATAGTAGGTTCTGCTTTAAAAGCAATAGAAGACCCAGATGGAGAATGGGGAGATAAGATAATAGAATTAATGGAAGCAGTAGACAGAGACATTCCAGAACCAGAAAGAGAAATAGACAAACCATTCCTAATGCCAGTAGAAGACGTATTTAGTATAACAGGAAGAGGAACAGTAGCAACAGGAAGAGTAGAAAGAGGAGTAATAAAGACAGGAGACAGTGTAGACATAGTAGGATTAACAGATGAATCGAGAACAGTAGTAGTAACAGGGGTAGAAATGTTTAGAAAGATACTAGAAGAAGCCCAAGCAGGAGACAATATAGGTGCATTATTAAGAGGAGTTCAAAGAGACGAAATAGAAAGAGGCCAAGTATTAGCAAAACCTGGAACAATTACTCCACATACAAAATTCGAAGCTGAAGTATACGTATTGACAAAAGAAGAAGGTGGAAGACATACACCATTCTTTAATGGATATAGGCCACAATTTTATTTCAGAACAACTGACGTAACAGGCAACATCGAATTACCAGAAGGAGTAGAAATGGTAATGCCAGGCGACAATGCTAAATTTACTATAGAGTTAATAACTCCGATAGCTATGGAAGAAGGATTAAGATTTGCTATTCGTGAAGGTGGTAGAACAGTAGGTGCTGGAGTTGTTACTAAGATTCTTGGGTAA
- the sigH gene encoding RNA polymerase sporulation sigma factor SigH: MGLGLYNDLDAINYEDMADEDIVEEAKTGDPQALEYLITKYKNFVRVKAKAYFLVGADKEDIIQEGMIGLYKATRDFKRDKLTSFKAFAELCITRQIITAIKTATRQKHIPLNSYISLNKPLYDEESDRTLLDVISGAKITDPEELLINSEELYSMENKMVELLSDLEWEVLMAYLDGKSYQEIADELKRHVKSIDNALQRVKRKLERYLELKEY, translated from the coding sequence GTGGGTCTTGGATTATACAATGATTTAGATGCAATCAATTATGAAGATATGGCGGATGAAGATATCGTTGAAGAAGCCAAAACAGGGGATCCTCAAGCTTTGGAATATTTAATTACTAAGTACAAGAATTTTGTTAGAGTAAAAGCTAAAGCTTATTTTCTAGTTGGAGCAGATAAAGAAGATATTATTCAAGAGGGGATGATAGGCCTTTATAAAGCTACCCGTGATTTTAAAAGGGACAAGCTAACTTCCTTTAAAGCTTTTGCGGAACTTTGTATTACAAGGCAAATAATTACTGCTATTAAAACTGCTACTAGGCAGAAACATATTCCACTAAATTCTTACATATCATTGAATAAACCCTTATATGATGAAGAATCGGACAGAACCCTTTTAGATGTAATTTCTGGTGCTAAAATAACTGATCCAGAGGAATTGCTAATTAATAGCGAAGAACTATATTCAATGGAGAATAAAATGGTAGAATTATTAAGTGATTTGGAATGGGAAGTTTTAATGGCGTATCTTGATGGGAAATCCTATCAGGAAATAGCAGACGAATTAAAAAGGCATGTAAAGAGCATTGATAATGCCTTGCAAAGAGTAAAACGAAAGCTTGAAAGATATTTGGAATTAAAAGAATATTAA